The following nucleotide sequence is from Salvia miltiorrhiza cultivar Shanhuang (shh) chromosome 7, IMPLAD_Smil_shh, whole genome shotgun sequence.
TCAATTTGTACTACCTAATAATCGATCGGACCATAAATTAGAAAACTCTAAAATTCTCAATGTTATAAGTTTATTCAGGTGGCTCTGTGTAGATTGAAGCATTTAATTGTTAAATCAGAAACTGGATTTGGATATTGCAGAACATGTATCATCTGAAATATAAGAAGAAAACAGTTTTTGGTTTGGAAAGTTAAAACGAAAAAAGTAACGTGAAATGTAgtgattaaagaaaaaaaacagaGTTAATTAGAGGTTGGTAATTACCAGAGCATGACGGCTGAAGCGAGAGACAATCTCATGAAGCTCCAGAGGTTATGGAAGGCCCCCCAAGAGAAACCCGTCCACGCGGTGCCGCACGTGCCGCTCAATATGTAGACCATCTGCGCCACCACTATGAACCACCAAGACGCGTTGAGCACGAGCGCGCCGCCCGCCATGCCCCAGCCGAGCTTCAGCATCAGCAGCCAGCTGAAGAGCACGTGCAGCAGCAGCGCCGCCCCCGCGATCCACGACATCGCCATGATCTTGCTCTGCGCCTGCAGGAATTTGGCCATCGGGAAGTTCATGGCGTAGGCGTAGAGCTGCGGGATCATCCACAGCGCGAATCTCCCCGCCGCCACCGATATCTCCTCCTTCTGCCCGATCAACAGCAGGAACGGCAGCGCGAAGATGTAGAGGAACATCAGCAGGAAAGCGGTGGCCAGCAGAATCACCCACGACCTCTGCATATAAACCCCCAGCATCTCGATTTGCCCCGCGCCGTAAGCTTGCCCGCATAGCGTTTCTAGCGCGCTCCCCATCCCCATCTATTCACTCAAACCCTTCAATTTcctaaattcaaattcaacatAAATTCAGTCGGACTCGGAGACACGTACCATGACGCCGAAAGATAAGCCGGCGATGACGGAGTTCTCCACCGTGAAGGCGGCGAGCTCGAGCGTGCCGACGTGGCCGGCGAAGGTCTGGGTGATGCCGCCGAGCGAGTACTGGCAGACGGAGGTGAAGATGGCCGGGGCGGCCAAACACCAGAGCCTTTTGGACTCCGCCATGAACTCGTTGCAGAAGTGACGGGGGCCCGCGATCGGAGAAAGGTCTTGGGCGACAGAATCATTTGACCCCAGCGGGAGAAGGGGCTGTTCGGATGAGTGTTCCATTTCTCTCACACTTTCGTGTTGGACTAattgaattttcttttctttttctacttTTATGAGGGAAAGGGTTTAGAAAGTTGGTGATTTATGTGGTTGTGGATCCCAACTCAAGGAAAAAAGTGGAACTGTCGATTGACTATGAAATGAGTGAATCATAATTCACACCACTGCATGCAGCATGTATAATTTGGATATTAATTAGTCTGTATATCCATCACGTAATTGTTGTTTATGGTAGAGTACAATAATAAATCAAAATGATTAcgtactatataataatattcatTAGTTACTTGAATTCGcttaaatttatactccctccgtcccacgaagcgtgacccatttcttttcggcactgGAATTAacaaattggtattttgtgtgttaagtgtggtaggtgaaaaagtaaaaaggtgaataaatggtaaattttttgctatttttagaaacatgtcaagcttcgtgggacaacccaaaaagaaaagtgggtcacgcttcgcgggacggagggagtaatttttatatattatttgctgtaataacttaatatatttgCCAATTAACAACTCGAATATTATAAagtaacataaataaataaataaataaataattaaatattaaaaactaGTAAATAAAAGTTCATATAAGTATGTCaattaatgttttaaaaaataattttactaccCCTTCTCGGTTAAAACTAGTATAGTAATAACCAACTAATTATTCAAactcattttaaataaaaataagaaaatatgtaaatttttgTCGTAAGATACTAAGACATGATGGAGGATTGATGTTTCACATTTTTCTGTTAATCATATCATCTGAAATTTGTGAGATTAAAATTATCTGTTTAACATAATATCTTCTAGAGCTTGAACGATCGTAATTGACTTATAAGCATTATCTTAATTGGAGCTTGAAAGGTCAGAACTCAATTTTAAGCATTGTGTATAAGTTGAAAGATCATAGCtgacttttgagcattatcttgtctgTAGTTTAAAATATCATAACTGAGTTTTGACCATAATCTTGTTTGTAGTTTGATAGGTCATCTATGACTTATAACCATTATTTCATTTGGAACTTGAAAGACCACTGCAACTAAGTTATGAATATCATCACTTCTGAAACTTAAGATATCATCattaaatgtaaaattattacatccgtcccccaaataacttcctatattTCCTCTTTAGgacgtccccaaataacttcctatacATTTTGGGACATTACACCGCCactactttatttattcttatgtTTCAAcctttcaccattctcaatactaattataacatt
It contains:
- the LOC130993585 gene encoding protein DETOXIFICATION 30, which encodes MEHSSEQPLLPLGSNDSVAQDLSPIAGPRHFCNEFMAESKRLWCLAAPAIFTSVCQYSLGGITQTFAGHVGTLELAAFTVENSVIAGLSFGVMMGMGSALETLCGQAYGAGQIEMLGVYMQRSWVILLATAFLLMFLYIFALPFLLLIGQKEEISVAAGRFALWMIPQLYAYAMNFPMAKFLQAQSKIMAMSWIAGAALLLHVLFSWLLMLKLGWGMAGGALVLNASWWFIVVAQMVYILSGTCGTAWTGFSWGAFHNLWSFMRLSLASAVMLCLETWYFMALVLFAGYLKNAEIAVDAISICTNIVGWTVMVAIGFNVAISVRVSNELGAAHPRMAKFSVVVVVVSAFLVGLIFAVILLVFQNQYPSLFSNSEEVKQIVYHLTPLLAFCIVANTIQPALSGVAIGAGWQALVAYVNIACYYIFGIPLGLLLGFAFDLGVKGIWMGMVMGTVVQTLVLFYIAYRTNWEKEASAASERINTWGGGQTSAKTTDIEKYS